The DNA window TTCAACGCGAGATAACTTTTTCAGAAACTCGTGAATTCCCGGTGACCAAGACCAACTACCCCAGTGATCAAGAAGAATTTGCACGGAAATAAAGCGGGTGTGAAGAATAAGTGCGGCAAAAAGCTTGGACACTGAAGAACAAATGCATAGACATTTGGCATCACTgattttttcgaaaatatagACGATTACATCTGTTGGAAGGCGATCGAAATCCGCAGAGGCCATCGTTTTCTTCTGCAGAAGCGactaataatattttatcttttgcCCAAGAgataaattataatatgataaCATCTCTTGATCGTCCaacccaaatcaaatatttaatggAAGTTACCTAAATTAATTAGATATTCTTAGTATGagaagattttttattttttgaaaaatatttattcattctttaaaattttgataaataaatctttttatGATAGGATTCATTCTATTTCAACtaacatattaattaaattaaacacaATAATAGTAAAGAAGTCAAttttatgacaaaaatttgCATGTTATTGTatttaattcaaataaaataaataatttttatgtcataatttgttattataataattaaattttaaatatattcattatattatatcaataattattcaaACACTTTActtattaattcaaataattaattacatTTTGTTCTTTCAGATTTTAAACCTAGAGATCAATTAAACTAATTCGATTATTCAAGATTTGATGCTAGCTAGGTTCACATTGGTCAACTCTTTAAACTACGTTTTCAAGTTATAATCTAGCTATCTCCCTCTATTTTGCAATTCTTTATTTGGTTATTATCAATATTTGAAGTCTCAATTGTTCATCAAATCGGAACATGACATCCTACATATTGTCCGAGTGCATCTAATGATCAAAAATTCTACTttcatagtaaaaaaatcaCTGTGCAAGTCAATAAAGAGAATACAAAAGATCCGCAAAAAAACCCCCCACAAAATTTGCTGAGACACACCCTCCTCTTCCTCTAACAAAACTCAAATCACTTCCAAAACCTCCAAGTATAGGATATTAGGCAAAATCTACGTTCCCGATAAGAAGTGTGGCATTGCAAAACATTCGGAGGTATTCAGTgcaattataaataaaatctaCATGTCGAATAATGGTATCTCGGATCGGATGAGATCACTTTCCAGTTAAAAATCCCTTGAGCAGAAAAATTCCTAGCCCGCCAACAGCCAATGATGCTAAGACCATGGAGATCTTGATGGGTTCGATATCCAGCATCTCACCTCTGCCATGCTTTGTATCGCGATGTGATCTTGTGGAGCTCACGTTTTCTCGTAGAAGATTGCTAAGATTGTCTAGCTGATGCATGACTTGACGTTGTCCACGTGTTATGTTCGATATCTGCCACAAAAGTCCGACCAAAATCTAGATAACTAATGTAAacaaaagaacaagaaaatgAAGTAATACCTCTTCCATTAAAGAAGACTCTTTTGCTAGTTGGGAGGAAGATAAGGAATTCGTCATTACTGATCCGGTTAAAGAACCATTGCCTAAACCAGATATGAAATAGGAAGTTGGGGCCGACCCATTGCAGGATTCGGCCTGCAACGCTATGTTTTGCGAACTAGGAGAACCTCTTTTGCTATTTAACTTAgaacttagctcttcaatgcgAGATGTGAAATCGTCTATACGATCATTTAGAGTAGAAATTTGTTCTGAAAGCTGCGTTATTGCTCCCTGCGGTATATAGGTTGGATACGATAAATAACTTCAGCGAGATGGATATTCTCATGTATCAGAAGCTTTACATAGTACATctgaatttgaattattttacccGACTTGCCAACGCTGCTGGTGAGTCTATGATTCTATCATCGAATCTTATGTTCATCTTCGACATGTTCTTATCTGTGCGTCCCGTGTATGAGTGTGACATACCACTGTTAAATCAAGTAACAAAAAAGTTCAAGGATACGATGCCCTATCACTTGATTAAAATGGTAACTACTAATCATGAAAACTCTTAAACAATATTAATGGTCAGATACCCATTGAATCAAGACAGTTAAAACTTTTACGTTTGAACTTGCAAGAAATGAAGTTCGTTTATATGCAAGGAACTCTATTATGGCAAAAAACCAATTGATATCAATATAATTATGCATTATTAAATACAGCTTACTAGCACAACACTTGATTAAAATTCACACACCATTATACATTATCAAGAAGTAAAAACATCTGGAGACATAAAAAGAATAGGATAACAAATGCACCTTTTGAGATTCTTGATTCTTGTCGCGGCCCTTTCGGCTGAGACTCTGGAAAGTGCTTCCTTAGGACTTGAGACAAGATCCTCATCTATGCTAAGTTTGGTTCTCAAATCATCGGGCAATGCCTGTCAATCCCAGATTAGAAACGCCTTAGGAAAAAAAAGAATAAGAAGCATAAAGAGAGAGGCCCGGCTATTTCTCATACCATGACATCATCGATCATTTTCTCAAGCTGTATTTGTTCAATATAAGTATGTGGAACATATGAATCTTCCAATCCCAGCTGTTCAGCTACACATTTTACGACGAGACGGTCTCTACCTTGTACCTGTCTCAAATAAAGCAGGTTCAACATCTTAAACAACCAAATGAAATGAAAATATGCGAGAGTCCAGCACTTCAATGGTTTTCATAGAGAACAGAACTATCTCATGAAAAAGTAGGAAATTCGAGCTATATACACGTTAATTATCAGGAGGAAGATCGTGATAGGATGAGTAATGacataaagaaaattttaactcgcatacattttaaaaaaatatcatgaaGTTGATAGTAGATGGGAAGCTTTAATAAGAAAAAAGTATAATTCAATATTAGAGACTTAGAGTGGAACGGGAGATGGAAAATGGTGGCAAAAGTGTACTACCTGAATGTAATGACGCTTTAACTGTTCCAGCCAATCAATTTTCACGCAGACCCTTTCATCCAAAAAGACATGGCAGCTTCTTTTGAGTATGGAGGCTATTGTGTAGCCCAAGGCCATCAATCCACCAAGAAGACGAACACTAACTTCAAATGTTATTCTTGGAGATATGACAAAGGGAGGATCAGTGACCCATTCCTACAGTTTATAAGCATGCCCAAGTAAGAAAGTTTTAAAAACATTCACTATGTTTTTTTTCATTATACTAAACCAATCCATTTCTAGCATGATTCGATAAACCCCGCAAACAGAACCAAACATTGCGATTGTTTTTGATTTTGTGGTGGTTTAAAAATTCTAACAGTCCAATGGAAATAATCCCAGggaaaacattttaattaacaaAGCATACACATTTTGCAAGTAAATACAACTTTCCGGAGATCAGTTGATTCAAAGAACAAATAGAGAAAAAATATTGCAGAAAGGCGGAAATGCAAATGAAGAGGTTAAAAAAACCTCCACTCCTAAAGAATCATTTATTTTCTTTCTGTTTCCTAAAACCTAATATAACaggaaaaaatgtttttttcgaTAACCTCATAGAACTAATTTATATACATCCATCAAGGAACGTAATAACACAATAAGAACAAGAAGTATTTCGACTTCGGGCACAAAATTAAATAAGTATTTGCATGGTTAAGTACCTTTTCACATGTCAGCCATATACTTCAAGAAGGTAATGAATATCAGACTTTTGCATGTTGGAAGGAAGAATTTCCAAAAAAAGATATATTAAATATAGTCACTCAAGCAGGCTTATACTCAAGTAGGCTTATGAGTTGATCCATGTTAGTTGTATGAGGTTACGACTAGATAACAGCATTCTTTGTCCATATACGCAGCTAGAAAAAAAATAGATAGACACTCAAGTCTCTGAACACGTCATTAATTGAATAATAAGAGCAGACCTCAAACATAAGATTGTATTTTCCATCTTTATTACGCATCCTCAGGTAAGATTGGCAAGTCTCTGGATCTTCACCAGGCGGCAGAAGATAAATATCATATGTTTGTTCTGTACTTTCTGAATGCTCTTCAGACATGGCAGACTTAATTTGTTCTGGAGACAAATTCTTCTGGGACTGAATAGCATGCATTCAACACAATTATAACAAGAGTCTGTACAAGCTATCACAGAACATtcttcatgattaaaataaaacatcattagtACAATAGATTTAGGTGAAATGAATCGAACAAAATTTACCTTCAATATATAGGTAGGACTTTGAAATCCAGTAAACGGGTTAAATTTGTTGGTAATTTTTATATGAGCTGTGCGGAGATCAGGTTCAATAAACGCCTTATACATTGGATATACCTGCAAGGAGAA is part of the Primulina tabacum isolate GXHZ01 chromosome 18, ASM2559414v2, whole genome shotgun sequence genome and encodes:
- the LOC142533145 gene encoding inorganic pyrophosphatase TTM2 isoform X1, coding for MKSASDTQDLEQSSTISMAQDTSNAESTQRRPGLLKDQVRLFKRKDSDRYEIAPIPDNLSFEKGFFVVVRACQLFAQKNDGLVLIGLAGPSGAGKTVFTEKIVNFMPSIAVISMDNYNDASRIIDGNFDDPRLTDYETLLKNLHDLKTGKQAEIPIYDFKSSSRTGYRTLEVPSSRIVIIEGIYALSEKLRPLLDLRVSVTGGVHFDLVKRVIRDIQRAGQEPEEIIHQISETVYPMYKAFIEPDLRTAHIKITNKFNPFTGFQSPTYILKSQKNLSPEQIKSAMSEEHSESTEQTYDIYLLPPGEDPETCQSYLRMRNKDGKYNLMFEEWVTDPPFVISPRITFEVSVRLLGGLMALGYTIASILKRSCHVFLDERVCVKIDWLEQLKRHYIQVQGRDRLVVKCVAEQLGLEDSYVPHTYIEQIQLEKMIDDVMALPDDLRTKLSIDEDLVSSPKEALSRVSAERAATRIKNLKSGMSHSYTGRTDKNMSKMNIRFDDRIIDSPAALASRGAITQLSEQISTLNDRIDDFTSRIEELSSKLNSKRGSPSSQNIALQAESCNGSAPTSYFISGLGNGSLTGSVMTNSLSSSQLAKESSLMEEISNITRGQRQVMHQLDNLSNLLRENVSSTRSHRDTKHGRGEMLDIEPIKISMVLASLAVGGLGIFLLKGFLTGK
- the LOC142533145 gene encoding inorganic pyrophosphatase TTM2 isoform X2; translation: MAQDTSNAESTQRRPGLLKDQVRLFKRKDSDRYEIAPIPDNLSFEKGFFVVVRACQLFAQKNDGLVLIGLAGPSGAGKTVFTEKIVNFMPSIAVISMDNYNDASRIIDGNFDDPRLTDYETLLKNLHDLKTGKQAEIPIYDFKSSSRTGYRTLEVPSSRIVIIEGIYALSEKLRPLLDLRVSVTGGVHFDLVKRVIRDIQRAGQEPEEIIHQISETVYPMYKAFIEPDLRTAHIKITNKFNPFTGFQSPTYILKSQKNLSPEQIKSAMSEEHSESTEQTYDIYLLPPGEDPETCQSYLRMRNKDGKYNLMFEEWVTDPPFVISPRITFEVSVRLLGGLMALGYTIASILKRSCHVFLDERVCVKIDWLEQLKRHYIQVQGRDRLVVKCVAEQLGLEDSYVPHTYIEQIQLEKMIDDVMALPDDLRTKLSIDEDLVSSPKEALSRVSAERAATRIKNLKSGMSHSYTGRTDKNMSKMNIRFDDRIIDSPAALASRGAITQLSEQISTLNDRIDDFTSRIEELSSKLNSKRGSPSSQNIALQAESCNGSAPTSYFISGLGNGSLTGSVMTNSLSSSQLAKESSLMEEISNITRGQRQVMHQLDNLSNLLRENVSSTRSHRDTKHGRGEMLDIEPIKISMVLASLAVGGLGIFLLKGFLTGK